The sequence atcatcattccATACAAGTAGCCAACAATGTACAAAAGATAGTATATTACAACTAAACATTGAAAGTAATCAACCAAAAGTACCAATATTTTCAACAGTTacaacaaatttatttaatgaatcaaATCGATTTAATTCACAATATGtttatgataatattatcaaaccAGTTAAATTCACacaaacaatttcaaatatttataaacatatcgaatcaaatcaattaaataatgaaattgtatTCATTGAAATTGCACCACAtccaacattattattttatattaaacaAATGGTACCATCAAGTTTAAATGAATCAGTTTCAGTTTATTCAGCACTTCATAAGAAAAAGAATGATGTCGAAGAGTTTCAACAAaccatttcaaatttatattgTCAAAATggatataatattaattttaaatgtcaatttaataataaaaaatcaaatcaatcaataaatttaCCACTTTACCAATGGGATGAAGAATTATATTTCACTCAAGCCCAAACTCTCGAACAACATAGAAAAGAAGGACCACCAATTGACCATCTTGGTACATCAAACTCTTATAATTcaccatttaataattcatataGAACATCAATCGATATAAAGAATAAACCATTTCTATATCTTAAAGGCCATATGGTTAAAGGTAAATACTACTTCCCAGGTTGTGgttatattgataatattattcaactttataaaaatcaagatatttttattagttttattgaatttaaaacaccattaattttaattgaaggTATCAATCAATATTTACAAACAAACATTCAACAAACTGGTAAAAGTGAATATCGTGCACAATTTCATTTCAAAgatcaaaaatcaaatgaatggATTCAATCATCAAATGCAAATTTCCAATTATTAGATCATGGTAATGATATACCACCAAAgtataatattaaagaaattattgaaaacaAATGTAATTTAAGCAAATTAACAAAGAATGAACTTTATACacatataaaatcaaaaactggTTTAAATTATACTGGAGTTTTTCAAGGTGTTACTGAATGTTATATAGGTGGTGATTGTACATTATCAGTTGTATCTTTAGAATCTCAAACAAactcatttttaaatataccaATATTAGATACTTGTTTACATGGAATGATAGGATTGTCAAATGATCAATGTCAAATTGTATTTGATAAAGCTattggatttaaatattattcatCAAACATACCagcaaatttaaaagattataaaGATAGTGTTTATGTTTATTCccatttaaaatcaaaaagtgTTGATTCATTCTTTGGATCTATAATAGTAATGTTATCAGATGGTTCAGTTTTATATGAAATTGAAGAAGTTGTttgtaaatcattaattcCAATCAAAGATTCACTTAAAATTGAGTATCCTAATGATGAATTATACAAAGTTCATTTACAATCAAAAGATTCTCCAATtccaacaccatcatcattcaaatcaattatttatgaaaatgatttcttCCATTCTGCACTTAATATTCCAGAAGatttattcaaatatatttcaacattattttataaagatATTATAAAAAGATGTCCagaaattaatatcaataaaattaattctcatagtgttaatgaaattatttcaagtttcagtaaaatttcaaaacacGAAAGATTATTTAGATTTGTATTTGAAACAATAAAAGAGAATGGTATTCTTAATAGTTTGgaagaaaatgatgatgcTTATTTCGAATTTAATGAAGTAATTATCAAATCGTCAagaattatttcaaaattattattcccACTAGAaagtgataatgataatgaagatttaCCTCAatcattatttcaaaatgGTTTAATggataaaatttataaatgcaGATATTTAAGAAAGAAGAATCAAATGATTTCACATGTTATTAAACATTCAATTAAAgagattattaataataatattataattagaATTTTAGAATTTGGAGGAGGTACTGCATCATTATCAGTTGAAGTTATTGAAGAAATAATTGCATTACTTCAAGAGAATCCAAATTATCAAGTTGAAATCGAATATACATGGAGTGATATTTCACCTGCATTCATAGCAGATGCAAagaataaaatcaataaaatcattaatgatGCTGCTATAACAAATGGATTTAATGTTATTTATCGtccattaaaaattgatgaatCATTGATAGAAACTCAATCAATTAATCCATCATATTATGATTTCGTTATAATGTCAAATGTTCTTCATGttgttaaaaatattaaacaagCTGTAGAACAAATGTATCAATTGTTGACTCCAAATGGtcaattactatttttagaGCCACCTTATAAATCAGTTCTAAATGATTCAATAGTTGGTTCATTTGAACAATGGTGGTCATTCACTGATACTGATATTAGAAAAGATAGATGTAGTATGTCTCAACAAAGTTGGTGTCAATTATTAAAGAcatgtaattttaaagacaTTGCAATGTCTAAAGAATGCATCTTTGTTGGTATTGTAATACATGCACAAAAACCaccaatttctttattgaaTTCTCAACCAAAACgtgataatataattatatatggtggtggtaatccAATTTTTGTAGAAAACATCaaattatattcaaattcaaaaagtttaattcaaattgaaACTATTCAAgaatttaatcaattattaagtcaatcaacaataacaaacgattcaatcatttatttCATAAAAACATTAGAAACATTATCATTggataattttaaacaaataactcttgaatatattgaaatcaatcgaaaattattacaaatcaATAGTTTATGTAAACATGTATTAATTGTTAGTGATTCAAGAAAAACTAACTATTTAGCATCATCAGTTGTTGGTGCAGCAAGATACTTTGATGAATTCCAACAATTGAAACTAAATACTTTAGATTTTGATTATGATTCAActcaaaattatataaattcaaataataaagatatgGTTCAATTCATTAATATCTTGACAGATTCCAAAACAAATGTTCATAAAGAaatgattataattaataataaagtataTTATGAAATAGTtcaaaaagagaaaaatctaaaattaaaatacaattcagaatcttttgaaaatcaaaataatttaatgtgttcattatcaccaaatttagaatatcaattacaatcaaaacaaattaaattaagaGATAATCAAGTTGAAGTTAAAACAATTGCAACTGGTATCAATtataaagattatttaaattttagtgGTTCAAATAGCAACGGTGATGACAATACAGGTTTACCACAATTTGGATATGAATTTTCAGGTATTATAACAAGAGTTGGTAATAATGTAAAAGATTATAAAGTTGGTGATAATGTATTTGGTTTATCAAATTCTTGTACATCATCTCACATTGttacaaattataaaaaaattcaaataaaaccTTCAAACCTAAGTCATAACGAAGCATCATCAATtccaattgattatttaacaTCATTTATgagtttatttaatattggtagtttaaatattgaagataatgaatcaattttaattcatttaggTAGTGATGGTTTTGGATTATCaacatttgaaatattaaaatggaaaggttttaattcaaatttattcgTTACAGTAAATTCATATGAAACTAAACGATATCTTCAAGATAATTACGGTGATTTTATTACTGGAATTTATTCAAACACAGATAAAAGTTATGTTacagaaataaataaaaaattaattaaattaggttcaaaaaagaaaggagtagatttaatattaaatacatTACCAAGTGATTTTATGGATTCAAATTTCAAGCTATTAGCAAAGTATGGTagaataattgatttaacgtcaaatcatttaaatcaaagtgaatttttaaaaaatatcaattttaaatataatcatGGTTACCATAACTTTGAGTTatcattaattcaaaaaaataaaattcacaAATGTTTatatgaaatttcaaatgctTTTGAAAATGGAGAATTAAAAACCATtccaattaaagaatttacaaatttaaatattaaagatgCCATCAAATACATTACCaacaataaaattgaaaaaattacaGTTAGTCATGATCATGAAATTTATAGtgatattatttatagatCTTTAGATGAAAAAGagttttcaatattaaaatcaaattatcaaattaattcaaataatttaggtAAAAACATATTAGTCACAGGTCAATCAGGTATTATtttagaaatattaaaatggatcattaaatattcaaatattaatacaattgaaaatgttattattctttcaagatcatcattaaaatgggaattagaattattaattaacgAAACTAAactatcaaataataatattaaatttcatttcaagAGTGTTGATATCGGTGATAGTGAACAAGTTGATAATGCAAtcaatgaaatattaaatgaaaaccaacaaattacaaatattgattcaatatACCATTTTGCATTTCAACAAATTACATGTAAAGTTCAAGAAATCAATATGAAACATTTAGATATTTCACATGGAGCAAAATCAATGGGAGCAATTAATTTAcataatcaatcaattaaacgtaattggaaattaattaattttgttatGGCTTCATCtgcaatttcattaataggTTCAACTGATTTATGTACATATGTTTGTGCAAATGCATTATTagattcattttcaaaatacaGAGAATCACTTGGATTACCATCAACTTGCATTTGCCTTGGTGCAATTGAATCAACTGGTTTCGTTTCAAAGAATGAATCAGTTTCAGTATTTTTAGACGGTGGTGGTTTCCATCCAACACCAATCAATCAAGTTTTAGGCCTTTTAgatttacaaattcaaaatgcTGGTAAATTCACAAATTCAATGCTTTCAAATTTCAAACcctcaaaatttaaaaataatcaacaaacatcattatttttaaaatttgattacttgatgaatttaaaaaacaatagcGAAGAAACCAAAATAGAGAATACTGGAAATAAGAACATTGATGAATTATTCATTGAGAAAGTTTcagaattattttcaatggaTGAATcaaagataaataaaaatcttaGATTAATCGATTATGGTGCAGATTCACTAATAAtagttcaattaaaaaattggatagataaagaaattggtataaatttaataacaattcaacaacttcaaaaCAATACAATTAGCACttcaatgaaaatgatattaaattcattaatgaaaaataatcaaaatatagATGACAATAATAAAGACCTACCTTCAAATAGAATCGATTATTGGAAgaatgaaatgaaatttgAAGAGTCTATTAAACCAATATCAAATGAAATACAATCAAGGAATAATTcagaaaaaattattttattaaccGGTACAACTGGTTTTTTAGGTGGTTTCTTATTATTCAATATGGTAAGATTAGATTcatgtaaattaatttattgtttaattagaaataaaagtaaatcaaataatccattagatgaaattataaataatttaaaatatcatcaactttatgaaaaattaaatcaatcacAAATTTCAAAGATTATACCAATTATTGGTGATTTATCAATGAATAAACTTGGTCTTTCAAATGATGATTAtgaaacaatttcaaaaaatgtaaatttaataatcaatcCAGGTGCAgatattaatcaaaaatcaaGTTACCAAGATTGTAAATTAGTAAATGTAAATGGagtaaaagaaattattaaatt comes from Dictyostelium discoideum AX4 chromosome 2 chromosome, whole genome shotgun sequence and encodes:
- the pks9 gene encoding beta-ketoacyl synthase family protein, with product MGNLKNINLKEKGVAIVGIGFRIPSGNNENSISSPDDLFNNLKNGFDGVSSTSERWSDNFHKLGEISSPNAGLLPFKEWKSFDPLFFGINPSEAPLIDPQQRLLLKCTWEALEDASIDPISIRGTNTSVFIGSSTIDYLHTNKHQDSVLKNAIAQSTSAISNRISYCFDFNGPSLSIDTACSSSLNAVSQGYHSILNGTSNMSIVGGVNLILDVDIIKAYSILSMLSKTHGKCKTFDESGDGFTRGECVGVVVLKNLQDAVKDGNRIYCVINGSSSNVDGNGNMDKVNFYSPSKQSQFNNINSAFKSTNDKLSINDIQYIEAHGTGTKTGDPIETEAISMAFKNRDKSTPILIGSIKSNIGHCEAGSGVASLIKCCLMFKYQCFLPNIHFKNPNPLIKFNEWNLKVVTSPIPFNKRNNEKPVSMMINNFGVTGSNCCLLISEFKNNNNFKENINLESQSVNDRVLIPFSANSSNSLNQYQSKFKNIINNQFNFIDFTANQIYSKSNFLYQRSVVIASNSNELFENISNKKQIQTKNSIISNMSFKGKNPITIFVFSGQGSQYPKMALELYNNEVIFKKSIDLIDSKLSKYYGFSVWEKVKTIKDDDLTSIHDPIFAQPALCMISVSLFELYYHWGVNPSFILGHSLGEISASYCSGMIDLDTFCYTVYQRSIAQSKTNGCGRMLSINISDEEFKSMYSQKYPQIEIACYNSPQSIVVAGNESILNEISKELKEKEIFTTMLGSLSSFHTSSQQCTKDSILQLNIESNQPKVPIFSTVTTNLFNESNRFNSQYVYDNIIKPVKFTQTISNIYKHIESNQLNNEIVFIEIAPHPTLLFYIKQMVPSSLNESVSVYSALHKKKNDVEEFQQTISNLYCQNGYNINFKCQFNNKKSNQSINLPLYQWDEELYFTQAQTLEQHRKEGPPIDHLGTSNSYNSPFNNSYRTSIDIKNKPFLYLKGHMVKGKYYFPGCGYIDNIIQLYKNQDIFISFIEFKTPLILIEGINQYLQTNIQQTGKSEYRAQFHFKDQKSNEWIQSSNANFQLLDHGNDIPPKYNIKEIIENKCNLSKLTKNELYTHIKSKTGLNYTGVFQGVTECYIGGDCTLSVVSLESQTNSFLNIPILDTCLHGMIGLSNDQCQIVFDKAIGFKYYSSNIPANLKDYKDSVYVYSHLKSKSVDSFFGSIIVMLSDGSVLYEIEEVVCKSLIPIKDSLKIEYPNDELYKVHLQSKDSPIPTPSSFKSIIYENDFFHSALNIPEDLFKYISTLFYKDIIKRCPEININKINSHSVNEIISSFSKISKHERLFRFVFETIKENGILNSLEENDDAYFEFNEVIIKSSRIISKLLFPLESDNDNEDLPQSLFQNGLMDKIYKCRYLRKKNQMISHVIKHSIKEIINNNIIIRILEFGGGTASLSVEVIEEIIALLQENPNYQVEIEYTWSDISPAFIADAKNKINKIINDAAITNGFNVIYRPLKIDESLIETQSINPSYYDFVIMSNVLHVVKNIKQAVEQMYQLLTPNGQLLFLEPPYKSVLNDSIVGSFEQWWSFTDTDIRKDRCSMSQQSWCQLLKTCNFKDIAMSKECIFVGIVIHAQKPPISLLNSQPKRDNIIIYGGGNPIFVENIKLYSNSKSLIQIETIQEFNQLLSQSTITNDSIIYFIKTLETLSLDNFKQITLEYIEINRKLLQINSLCKHVLIVSDSRKTNYLASSVVGAARYFDEFQQLKLNTLDFDYDSTQNYINSNNKDMVQFINILTDSKTNVHKEMIIINNKVYYEIVQKEKNLKLKYNSESFENQNNLMCSLSPNLEYQLQSKQIKLRDNQVEVKTIATGINYKDYLNFSGSNSNGDDNTGLPQFGYEFSGIITRVGNNVKDYKVGDNVFGLSNSCTSSHIVTNYKKIQIKPSNLSHNEASSIPIDYLTSFMSLFNIGSLNIEDNESILIHLGSDGFGLSTFEILKWKGFNSNLFVTVNSYETKRYLQDNYGDFITGIYSNTDKSYVTEINKKLIKLGSKKKGVDLILNTLPSDFMDSNFKLLAKYGRIIDLTSNHLNQSEFLKNINFKYNHGYHNFELSLIQKNKIHKCLYEISNAFENGELKTIPIKEFTNLNIKDAIKYITNNKIEKITVSHDHEIYSDIIYRSLDEKEFSILKSNYQINSNNLGKNILVTGQSGIILEILKWIIKYSNINTIENVIILSRSSLKWELELLINETKLSNNNIKFHFKSVDIGDSEQVDNAINEILNENQQITNIDSIYHFAFQQITCKVQEINMKHLDISHGAKSMGAINLHNQSIKRNWKLINFVMASSAISLIGSTDLCTYVCANALLDSFSKYRESLGLPSTCICLGAIESTGFVSKNESVSVFLDGGGFHPTPINQVLGLLDLQIQNAGKFTNSMLSNFKPSKFKNNQQTSLFLKFDYLMNLKNNSEETKIENTGNKNIDELFIEKVSELFSMDESKINKNLRLIDYGADSLIIVQLKNWIDKEIGINLITIQQLQNNTISTSMKMILNSLMKNNQNIDDNNKDLPSNRIDYWKNEMKFEESIKPISNEIQSRNNSEKIILLTGTTGFLGGFLLFNMVRLDSCKLIYCLIRNKSKSNNPLDEIINNLKYHQLYEKLNQSQISKIIPIIGDLSMNKLGLSNDDYETISKNVNLIINPGADINQKSSYQDCKLVNVNGVKEIIKLSLSSLKQRIPIVNFSSFSVFFNQSLDKNFDESVLPSIDNIDNLPTEYMKSKVVGEYILLEASKKYNIPSILIRPPSIFLNPETGIGHISDFSLLSIQSCYELGYYPNQFENDFILINTITWLSNNITNIIMNDNCWTDSKMNIYNVHGKQIQSSLIIKPLEKHFNCKHINTNDWIDMVNNSNKKSCIKLKSFHSLDIILKSENNRYKPNENQSISLSTKSLLESMGSYNTDLEITDKMIISHINQIFNLNETI